The genomic interval TATTTGAACCGCACATTCTGCAAAACCTTCGCCTTCACCTCGATATGAAGTTGCTCGCTAACGGTCTCGCCCATGCGATGCATCTGGTGACGGCAGCAAGGACAAGCCTTCTGGTCGTCGGGAAGGTCATACTCGACGCGTTCGCGCGGCAGGTTCTCTGGCAAGGCCTTGCGGCCGCGCTTCCTTCCCGTCGCCCCCTCGGTCGCCGGCAAGCCCGTGTCCGGCAGAGCAACGACATCGTCATCTTCGTTGTCGGCGGGGTCCTCATCCGCAGCCTGTTCGGCTTCATTGAAGAGGCGGTCAATGTGCTTTTCACTGCGCGGCGCAAAACGATGCAGTCGTGCAAGCGCCAGCTCTTCCTCGAGTCTGACGACGCGTTCGGTGAGTTGACGGTTCTCTGCCTGCAGCGCAGCAATGCGCGCCATCAACTCTTCAACAGCCGGTTCGCCGGGTCGATTCATCAGATTCTTGAATCGAAAGCATGCCGCCGCGTCAACCGCTCAATTCGAGGCCCTCAACCAGCAACCTGATATTGCCGCACCGGATGGCGGACCATCGCATCGATATCGATCCCGTCGAGGATCCAGTGCAATTGCTCGGTCGTAAGCGTGATCACCGCTGCCTCGCGGCCCGGCCACCGGAACTTGTCCTCGGTCAGCCGTTTCAGGATCAGCACAAAGCCGGACCGATCGAAGAACAGGAGCTTCATCCGGTCGCGACGGCGATTGCAGAACGCAAAAACCGCCGGAGCAAACGGATCGAGCGCCATCGTTTCCTGGACCAGAACCGCAAGGCTGTTGATGCCGGCCCGGAAGTCGATCGACTCACGGTGCAGATAGACTTTCAGGTCAGCGCCCAGTCTGAACATGTCCCAGTGCTCCGATGATCGCCGTCAATACATTCACATCACCGCATTCCAGCGTCAGCTTCACGCCGTTCGACAGTGACGCGCTCACCTTGGCTGGAGAGGAAAACGTCGCAGCCCTTTCCGGTGCCGATCCACGCACCCCATCACAAGTCGCCGGCAAATCCACCGCATCCATGCGGCTCTGTCCCGACAGTGCCCGATCAGCAGTCCCTTCAATCTGAACCGGGATGAACGCCGCTGGTGAGGACGGCCGGACAGACAGCGTCTCCGTGCGCTTCTTTACCCATTTCCGAAGAAGGTTCGCATTGACCCCATGTTCGAGCGCAAGTCTCGATACCGACACGCCAGGCGCAAGGCAGGCCGCGACAAGGCGGTCCTTCGATGCGGCGTCGTAACGGCGTCGACCGTTCCGACCAACAAGCCTTACCCGCAGTTTCTGATCATCGTCAGAGCTGGCTCCGCAAATTCGGACAGTAGCTTGAGTGGATTTTCTGCCTGAGAGCGGCGAGGCTTCTTGCCGCGAATCAGGAGCGAAGATGACGAAGAGGAGTCGCCGGACGCATTCTCCGGCATTCAAGGCAAAGGTGGCTTTGGCGGCCGTGAAGGGGGAGAAGACGTTGGCCGAGCTGGCGCAATTGTTTGATGTCCATCCGAACCAGATCACGACCTGGAAGACCCAACTCCTGGAAGGCGCCGCCGGAGTGTTTGGGCAGGACAACGGACCGGCCGAGGCGCCGGTCGATTTGAAGGCGTTACATGCCAAGATCGGCGAGCTTGCGTTGGAGAACGATTTTTTGTCCGGCGCGCTCACCAAGGCGGGCCTGCTGAGCGCAAAGCGATGATCGACCGCGACCATGATCTGTCTGTCGTGCGCCAGGCGAAGGTCCTGAACCTTGCCCGCAGTACGGTTTACTATGAACCTCGGCCGGTTTCGGCCGAGGACCTTGTCTTGATGCGCCGGCTCGATGAGCTGCACCTCGATTATCCCTTCGCAGGGGCGCGCATGCTGCGATCGCTGTTGCAGCGTGAGGGCATGCAGATTGGCCGCCGCCACGTCGCGACGCTGATGAAGCGCATGGGGATCGAGGCGATCTATCGCCGTCCGAACACGAGCAAGCCCGCACCGGGCCACAAGATCTACCCGTACCTATTGCGCGGATTGAAGATCGAGCGGCCGAACCAGGTCTGGGCAATGGACATCAGCTACATTCCGATGCGACGTGGATTCGTCTACCTCGCGGCGGTCGTCGATGTGTTCAGCCGACGGGTGTTGGTCCATCGCGTATCGATCACGATGGAGACGATATTCTGCGTCGAAGCGCTCCAGGAGGCGTTGGCGAAGCACGGCAGGCCCGAGATCTTC from Bradyrhizobium sp. CCGUVB1N3 carries:
- a CDS encoding IS3 family transposase (programmed frameshift), which gives rise to MTKRSRRTHSPAFKAKVALAAVKGEKTLAELAQLFDVHPNQITTWKTQLLEGAAGVFGQDNGPAEAPVDLKALHAKIGELALENGFFVRRAHQGGPAERKAMIDRDHDLSVVRQAKVLNLARSTVYYEPRPVSAEDLVLMRRLDELHLDYPFAGARMLRSLLQREGMQIGRRHVATLMKRMGIEAIYRRPNTSKPAPGHKIYPYLLRGLKIERPNQVWAMDISYIPMRRGFVYLAAVVDVFSRRVLVHRVSITMETIFCVEALQEALAKHGRPEIFNTDQGSQFTSLDFTGVLLDANIAISMDGKGAWRDNVFVERLWRTVKYEEVYLRAYDSVLEARASISKYLAFYNRGRPHSSLDERTPDEAYFGAQTMVTAA
- the tnpB gene encoding IS66 family insertion sequence element accessory protein TnpB (TnpB, as the term is used for proteins encoded by IS66 family insertion elements, is considered an accessory protein, since TnpC, encoded by a neighboring gene, is a DDE family transposase.); its protein translation is MFRLGADLKVYLHRESIDFRAGINSLAVLVQETMALDPFAPAVFAFCNRRRDRMKLLFFDRSGFVLILKRLTEDKFRWPGREAAVITLTTEQLHWILDGIDIDAMVRHPVRQYQVAG
- a CDS encoding transposase, which encodes MCGASSDDDQKLRVRLVGRNGRRRYDAASKDRLVAACLAPGVSVSRLALEHGVNANLLRKWVKKRTETLSVRPSSPAAFIPVQIEGTADRALSGQSRMDAVDLPATCDGVRGSAPERAATFSSPAKVSASLSNGVKLTLECGDVNVLTAIIGALGHVQTGR